In Massilia antarctica, the following are encoded in one genomic region:
- the tal gene encoding transaldolase: MNQISASASRLKAVAALGQQIWLDNLSRELIASGELARWIADDGIQGVTSNPSIFYNAIRSDAAYQAALPALRAAHPDPEARFEALVLPDVQAACDLFAPLYADSDGHAGFVSFEVSPRLAHDAAGTVLEARRLWAAIGRPNAMIKIPATEAGIAAVEEVIYAGINVNVTLIFSATQLAAVRAAHRRGLARRLEAMLSVQRIASVASVFISRVDAAVDALLPQGADALRGKAAIAAARVAYHDFRNDSGFAIFAAFGATPQWLLWASTGVKNPAMRDVTYVEELIGEATVNTVPDATLAAFRDHGEARRSLEEDVDGARAVLTQLGRHGIGLDTIGNDLLRAGLTQFEQAHANLLALLA; this comes from the coding sequence ATGAACCAAATTAGTGCATCCGCCAGCCGTCTCAAGGCCGTAGCCGCCCTGGGCCAGCAAATCTGGCTCGATAACCTCAGCCGCGAACTGATCGCCTCGGGCGAACTGGCGCGCTGGATCGCCGACGACGGCATCCAGGGCGTCACCTCGAACCCTTCCATCTTTTATAACGCGATCCGCAGCGATGCCGCCTACCAGGCCGCGCTGCCGGCTTTGCGCGCCGCCCACCCCGACCCGGAAGCGCGCTTCGAAGCGCTGGTCCTGCCCGACGTGCAGGCCGCGTGCGACCTGTTCGCGCCGCTGTACGCCGACAGCGACGGCCATGCGGGCTTTGTCAGCTTCGAGGTCTCGCCGCGCCTGGCGCACGATGCCGCCGGCACCGTGCTTGAAGCGCGCCGCCTGTGGGCCGCGATCGGCCGGCCGAACGCGATGATCAAGATTCCGGCCACCGAGGCAGGCATCGCCGCCGTTGAAGAAGTGATCTACGCCGGCATCAACGTTAACGTCACCCTGATTTTCAGCGCCACCCAACTGGCCGCCGTGCGCGCCGCGCACCGGCGTGGCCTGGCGCGCCGCCTGGAAGCGATGCTGTCGGTGCAGCGCATCGCCAGCGTGGCCAGCGTGTTTATCAGCAGGGTCGATGCTGCTGTCGACGCGCTGCTGCCGCAGGGCGCCGACGCCCTGCGCGGCAAGGCCGCCATCGCCGCCGCGCGCGTGGCCTATCACGACTTCCGCAACGACAGCGGCTTCGCCATCTTTGCCGCCTTCGGCGCCACCCCGCAATGGCTGCTGTGGGCCAGCACCGGCGTGAAAAATCCGGCCATGCGCGACGTCACCTATGTCGAAGAACTGATTGGCGAGGCCACCGTCAACACCGTCCCCGATGCGACCCTGGCGGCCTTCCGCGACCACGGCGAAGCGCGCCGGTCGCTGGAAGAAGACGTCGATGGCGCGCGCGCCGTATTGACGCAACTGGGCCGCCACGGCATCGGGCTCGATACAATTGGTAACGACCTCTTGCGCGCCGGCCTGACACAATTCGAGCAAGCACACGCCAATTTGCTGGCTTTGCTCGCTTAG
- a CDS encoding TonB-dependent receptor: protein MTIKSKQFATRSLIALAVASAFPLHVAMAQDKPAEEAKPQAGQLETVIVTAQRRSENIKDVPMAITTLKGEKLDVLTAGGQDIRFLSGRSPSLNVESDYGRSFPRFYIRGQGNTDFDLNASQPVGLVVDDIVQESPMLKGFPVFDVDQVEVLRGPQGTLFGRNSPAGVIKFDSAKPQIGKTDGYATVGIGNYRSKNFEGAVNLPISDTVAARVSAQSQNRGDRVHNNRPGNGTKDFEGYHDDALRLQVLVKPTSNFSALFNVHARDMDGSATLFRANILKKGTNELVDGFKYGRYDSDGVNEQRLSTEGASMRLRLDLSGVTLHSITGYESADFYSRADVDGGYGAVYAPPMGPSYTNQAAFIPFVVETADVLPNHRQFTQEFRAESVNSGPLQWIAGLFYFNEDIQIDSISFDSLAPGNPQNPFYATQTQHTKSWAAFGSMNYTVTDKFKLRAGLRYTNDKKDFAAKRVELTTAGPFGISNESKNVSWDMSGTYALTPDSNLFARVATGYRAPSMQGRLNGLADRPSFAEAEKALSYEAGIKQDLFNRRARLSASVFQYRVKDKQLTAGSGQINMNQLINADRVTGRGVELDFQANLSDALRMTLGGSYNDTEIKDSKLFVQTCGNEPNTKGVNGCTPTGVAGPFAYTQKLNGNPLPRAPKWQGNFTLRYSVPVADGEFFAYTDWAYRSTYNMFLYEAKEYKAKSLVEGGLRFGYKWDKYEVAAFARNITDKVQSVGAIDFDNLTGMVNEPRSLGVQLKATF from the coding sequence ATGACAATAAAAAGCAAGCAGTTCGCCACCCGTTCGCTGATCGCCCTGGCAGTCGCCAGCGCCTTTCCGCTGCACGTTGCGATGGCCCAGGACAAGCCAGCCGAAGAAGCCAAGCCGCAAGCCGGCCAGCTGGAGACCGTCATCGTGACCGCGCAGCGCCGTTCCGAGAACATCAAGGACGTGCCGATGGCGATCACCACGCTCAAGGGTGAAAAACTCGACGTGCTCACCGCCGGCGGCCAGGATATCCGCTTCCTGTCGGGCCGTTCGCCCAGCCTGAACGTCGAATCCGACTATGGCCGTTCATTCCCGCGCTTTTACATCCGCGGCCAGGGCAATACCGACTTCGATCTGAACGCATCGCAGCCGGTCGGCCTGGTGGTCGACGACATCGTGCAGGAAAGCCCGATGCTCAAAGGCTTCCCGGTCTTTGACGTCGACCAGGTCGAAGTGCTGCGCGGCCCACAGGGCACGCTGTTCGGCCGTAACTCCCCGGCCGGCGTGATCAAGTTCGACTCGGCCAAGCCGCAGATCGGCAAGACCGACGGCTACGCCACGGTCGGCATCGGCAACTACCGCAGCAAGAACTTCGAAGGCGCGGTCAACCTGCCGATCAGCGACACCGTCGCCGCGCGCGTGTCGGCGCAGTCGCAGAACCGCGGCGACCGCGTACATAACAACCGTCCCGGCAACGGCACCAAGGATTTCGAGGGTTACCACGACGACGCGCTGCGCCTGCAGGTACTGGTCAAGCCGACCAGTAACTTCAGCGCCCTGTTCAACGTGCACGCGCGCGACATGGATGGCAGCGCCACCCTGTTCCGCGCCAATATCCTTAAAAAGGGCACGAATGAGCTGGTCGACGGCTTCAAGTACGGCCGCTACGACAGCGACGGCGTGAACGAACAGCGTCTCTCGACCGAAGGCGCCAGCATGCGCCTGCGTCTGGACCTGTCCGGCGTCACCTTGCACTCGATCACCGGTTACGAGTCGGCCGACTTCTATAGCCGCGCCGACGTCGACGGCGGCTATGGCGCCGTGTACGCGCCGCCGATGGGCCCGAGCTACACCAACCAGGCCGCGTTCATCCCCTTCGTGGTCGAGACGGCGGACGTGCTGCCGAATCACCGCCAGTTCACCCAGGAGTTCCGCGCCGAATCGGTCAACAGCGGCCCGCTGCAGTGGATCGCCGGCCTGTTCTACTTCAACGAAGACATCCAGATCGACAGCATCAGCTTCGACTCGCTGGCGCCGGGCAATCCGCAGAACCCGTTCTACGCGACCCAGACCCAGCACACCAAATCGTGGGCGGCTTTCGGTTCGATGAACTACACCGTGACCGACAAGTTCAAGCTGCGTGCCGGCCTGCGCTACACCAACGACAAGAAGGATTTCGCGGCCAAGCGCGTCGAGTTGACCACCGCCGGTCCTTTCGGGATCAGCAACGAGTCGAAAAACGTCAGCTGGGATATGTCCGGCACCTACGCGCTCACCCCCGATTCCAACCTGTTCGCGCGCGTGGCCACGGGCTACCGGGCACCGAGCATGCAGGGTCGTTTGAACGGCCTGGCCGACCGTCCATCGTTCGCCGAAGCAGAAAAGGCGCTGTCGTACGAAGCCGGTATCAAGCAAGACCTGTTCAATCGCCGTGCGCGCCTGTCGGCCAGCGTATTCCAGTACCGCGTCAAGGACAAGCAGCTGACCGCCGGTTCGGGCCAGATCAACATGAACCAGTTGATCAATGCCGACCGCGTGACCGGCCGGGGCGTGGAACTGGACTTCCAGGCCAACCTGTCGGACGCGCTGCGCATGACCCTGGGCGGCAGCTACAACGACACCGAGATCAAGGATTCCAAGCTGTTCGTCCAGACCTGCGGCAACGAGCCGAATACCAAGGGTGTGAACGGGTGCACGCCGACCGGCGTGGCGGGTCCTTTCGCGTACACGCAAAAGCTGAACGGCAACCCTCTGCCGCGCGCACCTAAGTGGCAGGGCAACTTCACCTTGCGTTACAGCGTGCCTGTAGCCGATGGTGAATTCTTTGCGTACACCGACTGGGCGTATCGCAGCACCTACAATATGTTCCTGTACGA